The following are encoded together in the Salinibacterium sp. UTAS2018 genome:
- a CDS encoding VOC family protein, which yields MNDLLAADTAMGAVTLSVANLDALTAYYRDAVALSVLSESSDTVVLGRGTTPVVILKHSPALKHASPRDAGLFHTAILFDTEEALAASVYSVATRYPKTFTGSADHLVSKAFYFTDPEGNGVELYWDRDRTQWSWTHGAVEMATLFLDPNAFLQENLTEAAVEQPAIGGARVGHVHLQVGDVTTAREFYVNQLGFAATTEIPGSAVFVSAGGYHHHMAMNTWNSSGAGPRLPALGLAQIDITVPNADDLGALGERMTHHGIPLRHDGQTLSFDDPWANQIRVSTAP from the coding sequence ATGAACGACCTCCTTGCCGCCGACACCGCCATGGGCGCCGTGACGCTCAGCGTTGCGAACCTCGACGCGCTCACCGCGTACTACCGGGATGCCGTCGCGCTGAGCGTGCTGAGCGAGTCTTCCGACACGGTCGTTCTCGGTCGCGGCACCACGCCCGTCGTGATCCTCAAGCATTCACCCGCGCTCAAGCATGCGAGCCCGCGCGATGCCGGGCTGTTCCACACCGCCATCCTGTTCGATACCGAAGAGGCGCTGGCGGCATCCGTTTATTCGGTCGCCACTCGCTACCCGAAGACCTTCACCGGCAGCGCCGACCACCTCGTGAGCAAGGCCTTCTACTTCACTGACCCCGAGGGCAACGGCGTCGAACTGTATTGGGATCGCGATCGCACCCAGTGGAGTTGGACTCACGGCGCCGTCGAGATGGCCACGCTCTTTCTCGACCCCAACGCATTCCTGCAAGAGAACCTCACCGAAGCCGCCGTGGAGCAACCCGCGATTGGGGGCGCCCGCGTCGGTCATGTGCACCTGCAGGTCGGCGACGTCACCACCGCGCGCGAGTTCTACGTGAACCAGCTCGGCTTCGCCGCCACCACCGAAATTCCCGGCAGCGCCGTGTTCGTGAGCGCCGGCGGCTACCACCACCACATGGCCATGAACACGTGGAACTCGAGCGGCGCTGGTCCGCGCCTGCCGGCACTCGGTCTCGCCCAAATCGACATCACGGTGCCGAACGCCGACGACCTCGGAGCGCTCGGCGAACGGATGACGCACCACGGCATCCCGCTGCGTCACGATGGCCAGACCCTCAGCTTCGATGACCCCTGGGCCAACCAGATTCGTGTGAGCACCGCGCCGTAG
- a CDS encoding YceI family protein, whose translation MTTSLDTHINFAVGTWQLDPTHSTVAFTVKHLMISKVRGTFDGFSGTIVTSEVPAENSITATIDMATINTNQPDRDGHLRTNDFFNVEEFPTATFTSTSMDIDGDDLTIEGDLTLRGVTKPVTLKGEFGGIATNPYGQTVAAASATTVINRTEFGINYNAALETGGVLLGENITLTFDLQAVLQK comes from the coding sequence ATGACTACTTCTCTTGACACCCACATCAACTTCGCTGTCGGAACCTGGCAGCTCGACCCCACGCACTCCACCGTTGCGTTCACGGTCAAGCACCTCATGATCAGCAAGGTTCGCGGAACCTTCGACGGTTTTTCGGGCACCATCGTCACCTCAGAAGTGCCTGCCGAGAACTCGATCACCGCCACCATCGACATGGCAACGATCAACACCAACCAGCCTGACCGCGACGGTCACCTGCGCACCAACGACTTCTTCAACGTGGAGGAGTTCCCCACCGCCACGTTCACCTCGACTTCGATGGACATCGACGGCGACGACCTCACCATTGAAGGTGACCTCACACTTCGTGGCGTTACCAAGCCCGTCACGCTGAAGGGCGAATTTGGCGGCATCGCCACCAACCCATACGGCCAGACTGTTGCCGCGGCAAGCGCCACCACCGTCATCAACCGCACCGAGTTCGGTATCAACTACAACGCTGCGCTCGAAACCGGTGGTGTTCTCCTTGGCGAGAACATCACTCTGACGTTTGACCTGCAGGCTGTACTTCAGAAGTAG
- a CDS encoding DUF3817 domain-containing protein — translation MFATPKSLFRVLAFAEAVTWTLLITGLILRATAGLDVAVSIGGAIHGFVFLAYGATAVLLTVNQRWSVGTAVLTIGSAVIPYATIPVELWLARSGRLKGDWRKEASDHPRDAGWIDRTMRWFLNHPYMLVALIAGAVILLYVVLLIAGPPGGKE, via the coding sequence ATGTTTGCGACTCCCAAGTCACTGTTCCGCGTTCTTGCATTTGCTGAAGCGGTCACCTGGACGCTGCTGATCACCGGCCTCATCCTGCGCGCTACAGCGGGGCTGGATGTCGCAGTGTCGATCGGTGGGGCCATTCACGGTTTCGTCTTCCTGGCTTACGGCGCCACTGCCGTGCTGTTAACGGTGAACCAACGGTGGAGCGTCGGCACCGCCGTTCTCACCATCGGTAGCGCGGTCATCCCCTACGCGACGATTCCGGTGGAATTGTGGCTAGCACGCTCGGGACGCCTGAAGGGCGACTGGCGCAAAGAAGCATCCGATCATCCGCGGGATGCGGGCTGGATCGACCGAACGATGCGCTGGTTCTTGAACCACCCGTACATGTTGGTGGCCCTCATCGCTGGCGCCGTCATTCTGCTCTACGTTGTGCTTCTCATCGCGGGCCCTCCCGGCGGCAAAGAGTAA
- a CDS encoding MFS transporter, whose protein sequence is MDIDRAVQSRIVRTLVAGQVLAGLGLGATVAVGAILAADLGGEALSGAAATSSTLGAALVSIPLARLAARWGRRPALALGAGVAAAGSLITVIAVGIGFFPLLILGFAMLGVGTAVGLQARFAATDVAAPQHRGRDLSLVVWSTTIGAVAGPNLVGPGEAIAQWLSLPTNTGSFVFAIAAQLGAVALYLVALRPDPLVLAGNKPVEPAAAADAGIVRGRGPLVFAIAAIAISHAVMVSIMAMTPVHLLHHGASLTIIGFTISLHIAGMYSLSPVFGWASDRFGRIPTILIGQALFAASVLVVALGELSNTAVTVGLVLLGLGWSASTVAGSALVADLSTGAMRLRIQGRSDTIMSLAGAVGGGFAGPILIMIGYAGLAWGAGVLVLVVTAAALVVWRAKPATPSAPRDATSEVQPAGQTSE, encoded by the coding sequence ATGGACATCGACCGCGCCGTGCAATCCCGCATCGTCCGCACGCTCGTTGCGGGGCAAGTGCTCGCCGGGCTGGGCCTCGGAGCAACTGTTGCGGTGGGGGCGATTTTGGCCGCCGATCTTGGCGGCGAGGCGCTCTCGGGTGCGGCGGCGACATCCAGCACGCTCGGTGCTGCGCTCGTCTCTATTCCTCTGGCGCGGTTGGCGGCTCGCTGGGGTCGTCGCCCCGCGTTGGCGCTCGGGGCTGGCGTTGCCGCCGCGGGCTCGTTGATCACTGTCATTGCTGTCGGTATTGGATTCTTCCCACTCCTGATCCTGGGGTTTGCGATGCTGGGCGTCGGCACGGCGGTTGGCCTTCAGGCGCGCTTTGCCGCGACGGATGTTGCGGCCCCCCAGCATCGAGGGCGTGACCTCTCACTGGTGGTCTGGTCGACAACGATTGGCGCTGTCGCCGGCCCGAACCTCGTAGGTCCTGGTGAAGCGATAGCGCAATGGCTGTCGCTGCCGACCAATACGGGCTCATTCGTTTTCGCGATTGCGGCACAACTCGGCGCTGTCGCGCTCTACCTCGTGGCGCTGCGCCCCGATCCTCTCGTTCTGGCTGGCAATAAACCTGTCGAGCCGGCAGCTGCCGCGGATGCCGGAATCGTCCGCGGTCGTGGCCCATTGGTTTTCGCGATTGCCGCCATCGCGATCAGCCACGCGGTCATGGTGTCGATCATGGCGATGACACCCGTGCACTTGCTCCATCACGGAGCGAGCCTCACGATCATCGGCTTCACCATCAGCTTGCACATTGCCGGAATGTACTCGCTGTCGCCGGTCTTCGGTTGGGCGAGTGACCGTTTCGGTCGCATCCCGACAATCCTTATCGGGCAGGCGCTCTTTGCGGCATCCGTGCTGGTCGTTGCTTTGGGTGAGCTCAGCAATACGGCCGTCACCGTGGGTCTCGTCTTGCTCGGTCTCGGCTGGAGCGCCTCTACGGTCGCTGGTTCGGCACTCGTTGCTGACCTCTCGACGGGAGCGATGCGGCTACGCATTCAGGGTCGAAGTGACACCATCATGAGCCTTGCCGGGGCGGTGGGCGGTGGTTTCGCCGGTCCCATCCTGATCATGATCGGCTACGCCGGGCTCGCCTGGGGAGCTGGCGTACTGGTGCTCGTTGTTACCGCGGCAGCGCTCGTGGTGTGGCGAGCCAAGCCCGCCACACCATCCGCACCGCGTGATGCTACTTCTGAAGTACAGCCTGCAGGTCAAACGTCAGAGTGA
- the purS gene encoding phosphoribosylformylglycinamidine synthase subunit PurS — protein sequence MPIIVVEVMPKAEILDPQGKAVAGALVRLDKSEFSAVRIGKRFELTVDGPITDELLAEAREIANDLLANTVIEDVIYVGEARPADDAQGA from the coding sequence GTGCCAATAATCGTCGTCGAGGTAATGCCCAAGGCTGAAATCCTCGATCCTCAGGGCAAGGCCGTAGCCGGCGCCCTCGTCCGTCTCGACAAGAGCGAGTTCAGCGCGGTGCGCATCGGTAAGCGTTTTGAGCTCACCGTTGACGGCCCCATCACTGACGAGCTGCTGGCTGAGGCTCGCGAGATCGCGAACGATCTTCTCGCCAACACGGTGATCGAAGACGTCATTTACGTTGGCGAGGCTCGCCCCGCCGACGACGCTCAGGGCGCATAG
- the purQ gene encoding phosphoribosylformylglycinamidine synthase subunit PurQ, with protein MRVGVITFPGSLDDRDAQRAVKLGGGEPVALWHGDHDLKNVDAIVLPGGFSYGDYLRAGAIAAHSPIMSEVIAAANGGMPVLGICNGFQILVESHLLPGGLVRNDHGDFVCRDQKLRVENVDTAWSNGFKEDEEIIIPLKNGEGGYIADQETLDRLEGENQVVFRYLEVNPNGSANDIAGISNARGNVVGLMPHPEHATEEGFGPDTRAAMRSGTDGLTFFTSAISSLMANA; from the coding sequence GTGCGCGTCGGAGTCATCACCTTTCCGGGTTCGCTCGACGACCGTGACGCTCAGCGTGCGGTCAAGCTGGGTGGCGGTGAGCCGGTAGCCCTGTGGCACGGCGACCACGACCTCAAGAACGTGGATGCAATAGTTCTGCCCGGCGGTTTCAGCTACGGCGACTACCTTCGTGCCGGCGCCATCGCAGCGCACTCGCCCATCATGAGCGAAGTCATTGCAGCCGCGAACGGCGGAATGCCCGTTCTGGGCATCTGCAACGGCTTCCAGATTTTGGTGGAATCCCACCTTCTTCCCGGCGGCCTCGTGCGCAACGACCACGGAGACTTTGTCTGCCGCGACCAGAAGCTTCGCGTCGAGAATGTCGACACTGCCTGGAGCAATGGCTTCAAAGAAGACGAAGAGATCATCATCCCGTTGAAGAACGGTGAGGGCGGCTACATTGCTGACCAAGAGACGCTCGATCGTCTCGAGGGTGAAAACCAGGTTGTGTTCCGCTACCTCGAGGTCAACCCCAACGGGTCGGCGAACGACATTGCCGGCATCTCGAATGCTCGCGGCAACGTCGTGGGTCTTATGCCTCATCCCGAGCACGCGACCGAAGAAGGCTTTGGCCCAGACACTCGCGCTGCGATGCGTTCGGGCACTGACGGCCTCACGTTCTTCACGAGCGCGATCAGCTCGCTGATGGCCAACGCCTAA
- a CDS encoding polysaccharide biosynthesis tyrosine autokinase, which yields MELRDYIRILRKSWLLIVVLMLVGVASSATFSILQTPKYSASSKVFVSTASDGGSVSDLQQGNSFTVQRVKTYSQLAITPIVLQPVIDSLNLDTEVDALAANVSVSAVLDSAVLEVSVVDADPANAAEIANGIAESLTTVVQLIETPETEGAVSPVKLTTVQIAEAPSAPVSPRVPLNIALGFLVGLALGVGIAVLREVLDTRVRNERDLELISDAPIIGGIAYDPKAAERPLIVQSDPRSPRAESFRTLRTNLSFIDFGERDRAFVITSSVASEGKSTTAANLAISLSDSGVRVLLVDADLRRPKVGEYMGLEGAVGLTDVLIGKADLKDVMQPWGRNKLFVLPAGRIPPNPSELLGSIAMAKLIEVFNREFDYVIFDAPPLLPVTDAAILAKRVGGAILVIAAGKTHKGQVQGAVAALANVDAPISGLVLTMLPTKGPDAYGYGHYGHSYGYGYEIDEAKK from the coding sequence ATGGAGCTTCGCGACTACATACGCATTTTGCGCAAAAGCTGGCTACTGATCGTGGTGCTGATGCTGGTGGGGGTCGCTAGTTCCGCGACGTTCTCCATCCTTCAGACTCCGAAATACAGTGCATCCTCGAAGGTTTTCGTCTCCACGGCGAGCGATGGAGGGTCTGTTTCTGACCTTCAGCAAGGTAACTCGTTCACCGTGCAGCGGGTCAAAACTTATTCACAGTTGGCGATCACGCCCATCGTGCTTCAACCCGTCATTGACAGCCTCAACTTGGATACCGAAGTCGATGCTCTTGCTGCGAATGTCTCGGTGTCCGCCGTTCTCGATTCCGCCGTTCTCGAAGTTTCCGTGGTCGACGCCGACCCGGCGAACGCTGCTGAAATCGCCAACGGCATCGCAGAGAGCTTGACGACCGTTGTGCAACTCATCGAAACCCCCGAAACCGAGGGTGCCGTGAGCCCGGTGAAGCTCACAACCGTGCAAATCGCTGAAGCGCCGTCGGCCCCAGTGAGCCCACGCGTTCCCCTCAATATCGCCCTCGGGTTCCTTGTGGGACTCGCTCTTGGTGTCGGAATCGCAGTTCTTCGCGAGGTCCTAGATACGCGCGTTCGCAACGAGCGGGATCTGGAACTCATCTCTGATGCGCCCATCATCGGCGGCATCGCTTATGACCCCAAGGCGGCAGAACGTCCCCTGATCGTGCAGTCCGACCCGCGCAGTCCTCGAGCGGAATCGTTCCGCACGCTTCGCACCAACCTGTCGTTCATCGACTTCGGTGAGCGTGACCGGGCCTTCGTGATCACGAGTTCGGTCGCTTCAGAGGGCAAGAGCACCACCGCGGCGAACCTTGCAATCTCGCTCTCGGATAGTGGTGTGCGTGTTCTCCTCGTCGACGCTGACCTGCGCAGGCCAAAGGTTGGCGAATACATGGGGCTCGAAGGTGCAGTGGGCCTTACTGACGTGCTCATCGGTAAAGCAGACCTCAAAGATGTGATGCAGCCGTGGGGCCGCAACAAACTGTTCGTGCTCCCCGCTGGACGAATCCCGCCGAACCCCAGCGAACTTCTTGGCTCCATAGCGATGGCCAAGCTGATCGAGGTATTCAATAGGGAATTCGACTACGTCATTTTCGATGCGCCCCCACTATTGCCCGTTACAGACGCGGCGATCCTCGCAAAACGCGTCGGCGGAGCGATTTTGGTAATCGCGGCCGGAAAAACTCACAAGGGCCAAGTGCAGGGTGCCGTAGCGGCGCTCGCGAACGTCGATGCGCCGATCTCCGGACTGGTGCTGACGATGCTTCCTACGAAGGGCCCCGACGCCTACGGCTACGGGCACTACGGTCATTCCTATGGCTACGGGTACGAAATAGACGAAGCCAAGAAATAG
- a CDS encoding serine hydrolase, which produces MDTTGLDDFLEQNDFSGTVLIKRGNATVYEAVAGKASQRWDVPNTADTRFDSSSITKLFTSVAALQQVSKNDLDLETSIHHYVDLADTEIDPAVTLLHVLTHTSGIADDVDEEEGESYADLWAEFPTYTILEPADQLPTFVNKESLAEPGVECVYTNAGYVLAGLALEKVTKTDYRQYIFDEVFTPAGMVDSGFYDRRDAAPRVAEGWDYIDGRWVSNIYSAPPIGLPDGGAHVTAADLVRFIQAVRNGELLDTEFTEEFLTPQVQYDDETWYGFGLEFDMNEDGSVRSYFADGVSPGASGIVRHYLEAGLDVVVLSNSEEGAWPVIRELDERLGG; this is translated from the coding sequence ATGGACACCACGGGACTCGACGATTTTCTTGAGCAGAACGACTTCTCGGGCACGGTGCTGATCAAGCGCGGCAATGCCACCGTTTACGAGGCTGTCGCCGGTAAGGCCAGCCAGCGTTGGGATGTGCCGAACACGGCAGATACCCGCTTCGATTCCAGCTCGATCACCAAGCTCTTCACGAGTGTGGCGGCGCTGCAGCAGGTCTCGAAGAATGACCTCGACCTCGAGACATCCATTCACCATTATGTTGACCTCGCCGACACCGAGATCGACCCCGCCGTCACGCTGTTGCACGTGCTCACTCACACGAGTGGCATTGCGGATGACGTGGATGAAGAAGAGGGCGAAAGCTACGCCGACCTGTGGGCAGAATTCCCCACCTACACAATTCTTGAGCCCGCCGACCAGCTCCCCACCTTTGTGAATAAGGAGTCACTGGCGGAGCCCGGCGTCGAGTGCGTCTACACCAACGCGGGCTACGTGCTCGCCGGTCTGGCGCTTGAGAAGGTCACCAAGACCGACTACCGCCAATACATCTTCGACGAGGTTTTCACGCCCGCGGGCATGGTGGACTCTGGCTTCTATGACCGTCGGGATGCCGCCCCGCGCGTTGCCGAGGGTTGGGACTACATCGACGGCCGCTGGGTCTCCAACATCTACAGCGCCCCACCCATTGGCCTGCCCGATGGCGGAGCCCACGTCACTGCCGCCGATCTCGTGCGCTTCATCCAGGCGGTTCGCAACGGTGAGTTGCTCGACACCGAGTTCACGGAAGAGTTTCTCACCCCGCAAGTTCAGTACGACGACGAGACCTGGTACGGCTTCGGGCTCGAGTTCGACATGAACGAAGACGGCAGCGTTCGCAGCTACTTCGCCGACGGTGTGAGTCCCGGCGCCTCCGGAATCGTGCGCCACTACCTCGAGGCAGGTCTCGACGTTGTGGTGCTGTCGAACTCCGAAGAGGGCGCGTGGCCGGTCATCCGCGAACTTGACGAACGCCTCGGCGGGTAG
- a CDS encoding low molecular weight phosphatase family protein: protein MTDISDFSFDMLEPGGRPGESASAKVDSSHTFTILSVCTGNICRSPLAQQLLAVRLAAAGVEATVLSAGTSALVGRSMPEPAAELSATYGGTPAGHRARQIDENLIDHADLVLTAAREHRADVVQQSVRALRYSFTLRQFARIASALTDDDFAAIDSPQALVAVVAAQRGFVPPPENPDDDDVVDPYRQSQDVYDESGTVIDQAVSQIVAAFVRAMKGPVPPHDV, encoded by the coding sequence ATGACTGACATCAGCGACTTTTCCTTCGACATGCTCGAGCCCGGCGGTCGGCCGGGCGAGTCAGCGTCCGCCAAGGTTGATTCGAGTCACACCTTCACGATCCTCTCGGTCTGCACGGGAAATATTTGCCGGTCACCGTTAGCGCAGCAGTTGCTCGCTGTTCGGCTCGCAGCAGCAGGGGTCGAGGCAACAGTGTTGAGCGCGGGCACCTCAGCGCTGGTCGGTCGTTCGATGCCCGAACCTGCTGCAGAGCTGTCGGCCACCTACGGCGGCACGCCCGCAGGGCATCGTGCTCGTCAGATTGACGAAAACCTCATCGATCACGCAGATCTTGTGCTCACCGCAGCGCGCGAGCACCGCGCCGACGTCGTGCAGCAATCGGTGCGCGCACTTCGCTATAGCTTCACGCTCCGACAATTTGCCCGGATAGCTTCCGCTCTCACTGATGATGATTTCGCTGCCATCGACTCTCCGCAAGCGCTCGTCGCAGTGGTCGCGGCGCAGAGAGGCTTCGTTCCGCCTCCCGAGAATCCTGACGATGATGACGTAGTCGACCCGTATCGGCAGTCGCAGGATGTGTACGACGAGTCGGGAACGGTGATTGACCAGGCTGTGTCCCAGATCGTTGCGGCATTCGTTCGCGCGATGAAGGGGCCGGTGCCCCCTCATGACGTCTAG
- a CDS encoding mechanosensitive ion channel family protein gives MFEWVSWLGLAVAVLIALVAVVIGIGVISLVVRGISRVRPGVYQTLAQTRQRLRVLMALLAVWAAISITLPVADLRDVIDTVFLIAVIAAGGWLLIAIINLLLNRTLARYPTDVPDNRAARRVRTQVLLIRRVLAAVIVIVTIGAILLTLPGAEALGASVLASAGLVSVVAGIAAQSALANVFAGMQLAFSDAIRVDDVVIADGEWGRIEEITLTYIVVSIWDQRRLVLPSTYFTTTPFQNWTRNATELLGEVNFDLDWRVNIDQMRERLSKVVERTELWDGRTANIQVVDAKGGFVRVRVLISAADSGALWDLRTHVREEMVTWLQAKNPAALPRTRVLMVENEAAVRTKSSAAPQNRGLFSGSAEADARRQEFTGAIPVQDNVPENMPAEGPDHAPDRAPTKD, from the coding sequence TTGTTTGAATGGGTATCGTGGCTGGGTCTCGCCGTAGCCGTACTGATTGCGCTTGTCGCGGTCGTCATTGGCATCGGAGTGATCTCGCTCGTTGTGCGGGGAATCTCGCGCGTGCGCCCCGGGGTCTACCAAACCCTCGCTCAAACACGTCAGCGCTTACGAGTGCTGATGGCCTTGCTTGCCGTGTGGGCAGCGATTTCGATCACGCTCCCGGTCGCAGACCTTCGCGACGTCATCGATACGGTTTTCCTCATCGCGGTCATCGCGGCCGGTGGCTGGCTGCTGATCGCGATCATCAACCTGCTGCTCAATCGCACTCTCGCTCGTTACCCGACCGATGTTCCTGACAATCGCGCCGCGCGCCGGGTGCGCACCCAAGTTCTCCTGATCCGCCGCGTTCTCGCCGCCGTCATTGTGATCGTCACGATCGGTGCCATTCTCCTCACTCTCCCCGGTGCCGAAGCCCTCGGCGCGAGTGTTCTCGCCTCCGCCGGTCTTGTTTCCGTCGTTGCCGGTATTGCCGCGCAGTCGGCGCTCGCCAACGTGTTCGCGGGAATGCAGCTCGCCTTCAGCGACGCCATCCGAGTGGATGACGTCGTGATCGCCGACGGCGAGTGGGGCCGTATCGAAGAGATCACCCTCACTTACATCGTCGTGAGCATCTGGGACCAGCGCCGCCTCGTGCTGCCCTCCACCTACTTCACGACCACACCGTTCCAGAACTGGACCCGAAACGCCACTGAGCTCCTCGGCGAAGTGAACTTCGACCTCGACTGGCGCGTCAACATCGACCAGATGCGTGAACGTCTCAGCAAAGTCGTCGAGCGCACTGAGCTGTGGGACGGCCGCACCGCCAACATCCAAGTCGTGGATGCCAAGGGCGGCTTCGTGCGCGTTCGCGTGCTGATCAGCGCTGCCGACTCCGGAGCGCTGTGGGATCTACGCACTCACGTTCGCGAAGAAATGGTCACCTGGTTGCAGGCCAAGAACCCTGCAGCGCTTCCTCGCACGCGCGTGCTCATGGTCGAGAACGAAGCTGCAGTGCGCACCAAATCGTCGGCGGCACCGCAGAACCGCGGCCTCTTCAGCGGTAGCGCCGAAGCGGATGCTCGCCGTCAAGAATTCACCGGCGCCATCCCGGTGCAAGATAATGTTCCCGAGAACATGCCCGCTGAAGGGCCAGACCACGCGCCAGATCGCGCCCCCACAAAGGACTAA
- a CDS encoding type II CAAX prenyl endopeptidase Rce1 family protein has translation MPSVDSVVSDRILSARSWGLVPAALLSGSAVLMFSLRLPLLGYVVVAVALAGAWFTDSRKFTEGLAKDLLLIAVGMIIVSTVSVEADISWGNFFLLGFVLAAAVAVPYAISRFVFKDRLIRFPWRGGWPWNRVQWGYLVLVLFLGWLILPFYFITSGVYLNWPIVTTPDEIGRLFVGVNAVGTWDELFFILTVFVLFRRHFPVWQANLLQMVIFVAFLWELGYQSWGPLLTIPFALLQGWIYSTTKSLVYVLSVHLLFDAVVFLVIVHARNPGVIPFFLL, from the coding sequence ATGCCGTCCGTCGACAGTGTTGTCTCCGATCGCATCCTCAGCGCACGCAGTTGGGGCCTTGTTCCTGCAGCGCTATTGAGCGGCTCGGCCGTACTGATGTTCTCGCTCCGACTGCCGCTGCTCGGCTACGTCGTCGTGGCAGTCGCGCTCGCCGGGGCCTGGTTCACGGATAGCCGCAAGTTCACTGAAGGGCTCGCGAAAGACCTGTTGCTGATCGCGGTCGGAATGATCATCGTCTCGACGGTGTCGGTCGAAGCTGACATCAGCTGGGGCAACTTCTTCTTGCTCGGGTTCGTGCTAGCCGCGGCGGTAGCCGTGCCGTATGCCATCTCGCGCTTCGTGTTCAAGGATCGCCTCATCCGCTTTCCGTGGCGGGGCGGCTGGCCGTGGAACCGGGTTCAGTGGGGCTACCTGGTTCTCGTGCTCTTTCTCGGCTGGCTCATTCTGCCGTTCTACTTCATCACGAGTGGGGTCTATCTCAACTGGCCCATCGTCACGACGCCCGATGAGATTGGGCGCCTGTTCGTCGGCGTGAACGCCGTGGGTACGTGGGATGAGCTCTTCTTCATCCTCACCGTATTCGTGCTCTTTCGCCGTCACTTCCCGGTGTGGCAGGCGAACCTGCTACAGATGGTGATCTTCGTGGCGTTCCTGTGGGAACTCGGCTACCAGTCGTGGGGCCCGCTGCTCACGATCCCGTTCGCACTCTTGCAGGGCTGGATCTACTCGACCACGAAGTCCCTCGTCTACGTGCTGAGCGTGCACCTACTGTTTGACGCGGTCGTGTTCCTCGTCATTGTGCACGCGCGCAACCCGGGTGTCATCCCGTTCTTCCTGCTGTAG